In one window of Maribacter sp. BPC-D8 DNA:
- a CDS encoding head GIN domain-containing protein — protein MKKIIFTLLAVTFFIGSIQAQEKTFNVKSFDKLIVSPHIELNLIEGEEESVVIDNAKISLDKINVEVEGRTLRLYLDGAKVVTKSERISTDKWRGSKSLYNGTMASITVTYRKLENLSIRGEEIVRCKNLFNADDFKMSLYGAAKVYFDSVSIDELTVAIYGSSYLEVGEGTVARQVFRAYGESEVNTEGMVADETKITAYGESNFRVNVVERLKVTCYGETNINYTGDPEVDKGLIFGEATIRKIG, from the coding sequence ATGAAAAAAATCATATTTACGCTACTTGCAGTAACCTTTTTTATAGGCAGTATACAGGCTCAAGAAAAAACATTCAACGTAAAATCTTTCGATAAACTAATTGTTAGTCCGCATATAGAATTAAATCTTATTGAAGGCGAAGAAGAAAGTGTTGTTATTGACAATGCAAAAATATCGTTAGATAAAATAAATGTAGAAGTAGAAGGTAGAACGTTGCGTTTGTACTTAGATGGTGCTAAGGTGGTAACCAAATCTGAACGTATTTCAACTGACAAATGGAGGGGTAGTAAATCGCTTTATAATGGTACTATGGCTTCTATAACGGTTACCTATAGAAAACTAGAAAATTTATCGATTCGAGGAGAAGAAATTGTAAGATGCAAAAATCTATTCAATGCCGATGATTTTAAAATGTCGCTATACGGAGCAGCTAAAGTGTACTTTGATTCGGTTTCTATAGATGAATTAACAGTAGCAATTTATGGCAGCAGTTACTTAGAAGTTGGAGAAGGTACTGTTGCTCGCCAAGTATTTAGAGCATATGGTGAAAGTGAAGTAAACACTGAGGGTATGGTTGCAGATGAAACTAAAATTACCGCTTATGGTGAAAGTAATTTTAGGGTAAATGTTGTTGAAAGGTTGAAAGTTACTTGCTATGGAGAAACAAATATTAATTATACCGGTGATCCAGAAGTGGATAAAGGATTAATATTCGGAGAAGCAACAATTAGAAAAATAGGATAA
- a CDS encoding insulinase family protein, with the protein MKNTYILLLTLFSFFAVQAQVDRTIMPKPGPAPEINLGEPQSFNLNNGLKVLVVENHKLPRVSMQLSIDNPPILEGNKAGTASLTGSLLGLGSKNITKEAFNEEIDFLGARLYFSSQGAYAQSLSKYFSRMMELMADAAINPNFTQEEFDKEKDKLITGLKSEEKVVSSISSRVQRALAYGKNHPYGEFTTEATVNNISLGDVEEFYREYFVPANAYLIVIGDVNFEEVKTLTETYFTSWTKAVPPSFSYSQSKNVPNTQINFVDMPNAVQSEITVQNIVNLKMKDDDYIASLLANEILGGGSDSRLYSNLREDKGYTYGAYSSIGNDKYGPSRFRASAEVRNMVTDSSVVEMLKELELITTKPVTDEELKNTKALYAGSFIMALEDPETIARYALNVEKENLPKDFYKTFLEKLDKVSKEEVETAAKKYFNVDNARVIVVGKGSDILANLENVEFKGKKLPVLAYSKTADRVDTPDYNAALPSDVSAQSVLEKYIEAIGGKSKLEGVNTLAMMAEAEMQGMKLNLNIKKTSSDQLMQDVQMMGNSVSKQVLNGDKGYMIVQGQRKDLAGDEIKTFKGESAPFSELQLLSDDTITLEGMEMVGDKNTYKLKVGENKSAFYDAETGLKLQEVTVTEMQGQQIASTSNFEDYKEVSGILFPYKIMQTVGPQSFEFIVSEIKVNDGVSSADFE; encoded by the coding sequence ATGAAAAATACATATATATTACTACTAACATTATTCTCCTTTTTCGCTGTTCAAGCACAGGTAGACCGTACAATTATGCCTAAACCAGGACCAGCACCTGAAATTAACTTAGGAGAACCGCAATCTTTTAACCTCAATAACGGATTAAAAGTATTGGTAGTCGAAAACCATAAACTACCAAGAGTATCTATGCAATTATCAATTGACAACCCGCCAATTTTAGAAGGTAACAAAGCTGGCACAGCTAGTTTAACTGGTAGTCTATTAGGGCTAGGATCTAAAAATATAACTAAAGAAGCCTTCAATGAAGAAATCGATTTTTTAGGAGCTAGACTTTATTTTAGCTCTCAAGGTGCTTATGCTCAATCTCTTTCTAAATACTTTTCTAGAATGATGGAGCTTATGGCAGACGCGGCTATAAATCCGAATTTTACTCAAGAGGAATTTGACAAAGAAAAAGATAAACTTATTACCGGGTTAAAATCTGAAGAGAAAGTAGTTTCTTCAATTTCTAGTAGAGTTCAAAGGGCTTTAGCTTACGGTAAAAATCATCCTTACGGAGAATTTACCACCGAAGCCACAGTAAACAATATTTCCCTTGGTGATGTTGAAGAGTTTTACAGAGAGTACTTTGTACCTGCTAATGCCTATTTAATTGTTATTGGTGATGTAAATTTCGAAGAAGTAAAGACTTTAACAGAAACCTATTTTACATCTTGGACGAAAGCCGTGCCACCAAGCTTCTCTTATTCTCAGTCTAAGAACGTACCGAATACGCAAATCAACTTCGTTGATATGCCAAATGCCGTTCAATCAGAAATTACAGTACAAAATATCGTAAACCTTAAAATGAAGGACGATGATTATATAGCTTCCCTTTTAGCCAACGAAATATTGGGCGGGGGATCTGATAGTAGATTGTATTCTAATTTAAGAGAAGACAAAGGCTACACTTATGGTGCCTATTCTTCTATTGGCAACGACAAATATGGTCCGTCTAGATTTAGAGCATCTGCAGAAGTTAGAAATATGGTTACCGATAGTTCTGTAGTCGAAATGTTAAAAGAACTTGAGCTTATTACCACTAAGCCCGTTACCGATGAGGAATTAAAAAATACCAAAGCCCTATATGCCGGTAGTTTCATAATGGCACTAGAAGATCCAGAAACCATAGCGAGATATGCTTTGAATGTTGAGAAAGAAAATTTACCTAAAGATTTCTACAAAACATTCTTAGAGAAACTAGACAAGGTTAGCAAGGAAGAAGTAGAAACAGCTGCTAAAAAATATTTCAACGTTGACAATGCCAGAGTAATTGTCGTTGGTAAGGGAAGTGATATTTTAGCCAACCTAGAAAATGTGGAATTCAAAGGAAAAAAACTTCCAGTACTTGCCTATTCTAAAACTGCCGACAGAGTTGATACTCCCGATTATAATGCAGCATTACCAAGCGACGTATCTGCGCAATCTGTACTTGAAAAATATATTGAGGCTATTGGCGGAAAATCAAAACTAGAAGGTGTCAACACCCTAGCAATGATGGCCGAAGCAGAAATGCAAGGCATGAAGCTTAATCTGAACATCAAAAAAACATCTAGCGATCAACTAATGCAAGATGTACAAATGATGGGTAATTCGGTTAGCAAGCAAGTACTTAATGGCGATAAAGGATATATGATTGTGCAAGGGCAGCGCAAAGATCTTGCTGGTGACGAAATCAAAACCTTTAAAGGCGAATCTGCTCCATTTTCTGAACTCCAACTATTAAGTGACGACACCATTACTTTAGAAGGTATGGAAATGGTTGGCGATAAAAACACCTACAAACTTAAAGTTGGCGAAAACAAATCTGCTTTCTATGATGCTGAAACCGGACTTAAATTACAAGAGGTGACCGTAACTGAAATGCAAGGGCAGCAAATTGCAAGTACTTCTAATTTTGAAGATTACAAAGAGGTGTCTGGCATATTGTTTCCTTATAAAATAATGCAGACCGTTGGTCCACAATCTTTTGAATTCATAGTTTCTGAAATCAAAGTGAATGATGGCGTGTCATCTGCCGATTTTGAATAA
- a CDS encoding M16 family metallopeptidase, translating to MKMKLLLVSAIFLYGFTGLAQEVAFEEYNLDNDLHVILHQDNTAPIISISVLYHVGSKDEDPKRTGFAHFFEHLLFEGTENIEKGEWDKIVSSNGGSGNATTNEDRTYYYEVFPSNNLELGLWLESERMLHPVINQKGVDTQNEVVKEEKRLRVDNSPYGKFIENIKRNLFKSHPYKETVIGKMADLDAATLDEFIAFQKKFYSPNNAVLVIAGDFEKENAKKLISDYFKDIPKGAEIARNFPKETPITSEINAKAYDSNIQIPATMIAYRTPGLKNRESQVLEMISTYLSDGPSSKLYKKMVDEEKQALQIGAIPVTLEDYGMYIVFALPVGETSSSTLNTAIETEVEKLRSNLISENDYQKLQNKFENEFVNSNSSVEGIASSLAEYYMLYGDTSLINKEIEVYRSITREEIKEVANKYLKPNQRLVLEYLPEQNSAN from the coding sequence ATGAAAATGAAATTACTACTGGTTTCGGCTATATTCCTTTATGGTTTTACCGGACTTGCACAAGAGGTCGCTTTTGAAGAGTACAACTTAGACAACGACCTACACGTTATTCTACATCAAGACAATACCGCACCTATTATCTCAATTTCGGTTTTATACCATGTCGGATCTAAGGATGAAGATCCAAAACGAACCGGATTTGCACATTTTTTCGAACATCTTCTTTTTGAAGGCACCGAGAACATTGAAAAAGGGGAATGGGATAAAATAGTCTCTTCTAATGGCGGATCAGGTAATGCTACCACCAATGAAGATAGAACGTACTATTATGAAGTTTTCCCTTCCAACAACCTAGAACTAGGACTTTGGCTAGAATCTGAAAGAATGCTTCATCCTGTTATCAATCAAAAAGGTGTTGACACTCAAAATGAAGTTGTCAAAGAAGAAAAAAGACTTCGTGTCGATAATTCACCTTACGGTAAATTCATTGAAAACATAAAGAGGAACCTTTTTAAAAGCCATCCTTATAAAGAAACGGTAATCGGTAAAATGGCAGATTTAGATGCTGCTACCCTAGATGAATTTATAGCATTTCAGAAAAAATTCTATTCTCCTAACAATGCGGTATTAGTTATTGCTGGCGATTTTGAGAAAGAAAATGCCAAAAAATTAATTTCAGATTACTTTAAGGACATCCCGAAAGGAGCAGAAATTGCAAGAAACTTTCCAAAAGAAACTCCTATAACATCAGAAATTAATGCAAAGGCTTACGACTCTAATATTCAAATACCGGCTACTATGATCGCTTATAGAACTCCCGGTCTAAAAAATAGAGAAAGCCAGGTATTAGAAATGATTTCTACTTATTTATCTGACGGACCTTCTTCTAAACTTTATAAGAAAATGGTCGACGAAGAAAAGCAAGCCTTACAAATTGGTGCCATACCGGTTACATTAGAAGATTATGGTATGTATATCGTTTTTGCACTTCCGGTAGGTGAGACTAGCTCAAGCACACTTAATACCGCTATTGAAACAGAAGTAGAGAAATTAAGAAGTAACCTTATTTCTGAAAATGATTATCAAAAATTACAGAACAAGTTTGAAAATGAATTTGTAAACAGCAATTCAAGTGTTGAAGGTATTGCTAGTTCTCTAGCTGAATACTATATGCTTTACGGTGACACTTCTTTAATTAATAAAGAAATAGAGGTTTATAGATCTATTACCCGAGAAGAAATCAAAGAAGTTGCCAATAAGTATTTAAAGCCCAACCAAAGATTGGTTCTAGAATATTTACCTGAACAAAATTCTGCAAACTAA
- a CDS encoding DUF4199 domain-containing protein, with protein MNNYALPIRFGVAASGSLIAYFLILSLLGLHVNVFYSLFNAVITGFAIFESIKYYKLKKGSDFTYAGGFMAGLITGGVATLIFTLFFTLYSTELQPGFLEELSTKWASTYRSFEAIVFLVVAVMGFTTSLVLTLSFMQLFKTSNTRSMKRA; from the coding sequence ATGAATAACTATGCTCTACCAATTAGATTTGGCGTCGCTGCCAGTGGTTCTTTGATTGCCTATTTTTTAATCTTGTCATTACTTGGGCTACATGTAAATGTATTTTATAGTCTTTTTAATGCTGTAATTACAGGCTTTGCTATTTTTGAATCGATAAAATATTACAAATTAAAGAAGGGAAGTGATTTCACATATGCTGGCGGATTTATGGCAGGTTTAATAACAGGTGGTGTTGCAACTTTAATATTCACACTATTTTTTACATTGTATTCCACCGAGCTTCAACCAGGTTTTTTAGAAGAGCTATCTACAAAATGGGCAAGTACTTATCGTAGTTTTGAGGCTATCGTATTTTTAGTGGTTGCAGTAATGGGTTTTACGACAAGCTTGGTATTAACGCTATCTTTTATGCAACTATTTAAGACTTCGAACACTAGAAGTATGAAGAGAGCGTAA
- the rplU gene encoding 50S ribosomal protein L21 — MYAIVEMAGQQFKVAKDQKVYVHRLQVEEGKKVTFDNVLLLADGSNVTIGAPAIDGAAVEAKVVKHLRGDKVIVFHKKRRKGYRKKNGHRQSLTEIVIESIISKGAKKTETKKAEPKAKKVEEKVAPVAAKPKAKKATGKADDLKKVEGIGPKIAETLNNAGISTFAELAKTDAAKISEIIADVRGNHVTDTWPKQAQLAADGKWDELQKWQDELDGGVAK; from the coding sequence ATGTACGCAATTGTAGAGATGGCAGGGCAGCAGTTTAAAGTTGCAAAAGACCAGAAAGTGTACGTTCACCGTTTACAGGTAGAAGAAGGTAAAAAAGTCACTTTTGACAATGTACTTCTTTTGGCTGATGGATCGAACGTTACTATCGGCGCCCCGGCTATAGACGGAGCCGCAGTAGAGGCTAAAGTCGTTAAACACCTAAGAGGTGACAAAGTAATCGTTTTTCATAAGAAAAGACGTAAAGGTTACAGAAAGAAAAATGGACATCGTCAGTCTCTTACAGAGATTGTAATTGAGTCTATTATTTCTAAAGGAGCTAAAAAAACTGAAACTAAAAAAGCTGAACCAAAAGCTAAAAAAGTTGAAGAAAAAGTAGCACCAGTTGCAGCTAAGCCAAAAGCTAAAAAAGCTACAGGTAAAGCTGATGATTTGAAAAAAGTTGAAGGTATCGGACCAAAAATCGCTGAGACCTTAAACAATGCAGGTATTTCTACTTTTGCTGAATTAGCAAAAACAGACGCAGCTAAAATTTCTGAAATTATTGCTGACGTTCGTGGAAATCACGTAACTGACACTTGGCCAAAGCAAGCACAATTAGCTGCTGATGGTAAATGGGACGAGTTACAAAAATGGCAAGACGAATTAGATGGTGGTGTAGCTAAATAA
- the rpmA gene encoding 50S ribosomal protein L27: protein MAHKKGVGSSKNGRESESKRLGVKIFGGQAAIAGNILVRQRGTRHNPGENVYAGKDHTLHARVDGLVKFTKKAGGKSFVSIEPFEA from the coding sequence ATGGCACATAAGAAAGGTGTAGGTAGTTCGAAAAACGGTAGAGAATCAGAATCAAAACGATTAGGAGTTAAGATTTTTGGTGGTCAAGCTGCAATCGCTGGTAACATTTTAGTTAGACAGAGAGGAACAAGACACAATCCTGGTGAAAATGTTTACGCAGGAAAAGATCATACATTACACGCACGTGTAGATGGTTTAGTAAAGTTTACTAAAAAAGCTGGTGGAAAATCATTTGTTTCCATAGAGCCTTTTGAAGCATAA
- a CDS encoding 5' nucleotidase, NT5C type — MILFVDMDEVIADTYGAHIEIYNTEFNGELTKGLCSGTEVWRMVPEAHQDSVRKHATRKGFFRNLKPIAGSQEILSQLSDKHEVYIASAAMQFPNSLEEKSEWLDEHFPFIPWQNRILCGHKHILKGDILIDDRSFNLEAFDGRSLQFTSPHNVNTEGFERVNTWFEIGKKLL; from the coding sequence ATGATACTATTTGTTGACATGGACGAGGTAATCGCTGATACCTATGGCGCACACATAGAAATTTATAATACTGAGTTTAACGGCGAGCTTACTAAAGGTTTATGCTCGGGTACCGAAGTATGGCGTATGGTGCCAGAGGCACATCAAGATAGTGTTCGCAAACATGCTACCAGAAAGGGTTTCTTTAGAAACTTAAAACCTATTGCAGGCAGTCAAGAAATATTATCTCAGCTCTCTGACAAGCATGAAGTGTATATTGCTTCGGCAGCTATGCAGTTTCCAAATTCTTTAGAAGAAAAAAGTGAATGGCTAGACGAACACTTTCCTTTTATACCTTGGCAAAATAGAATTCTTTGTGGTCACAAACACATTCTGAAAGGCGATATTTTAATAGATGATAGAAGTTTTAATCTAGAAGCTTTTGATGGCAGAAGTTTACAATTTACATCACCCCATAACGTAAATACCGAAGGATTTGAACGTGTTAATACGTGGTTTGAGATTGGGAAGAAGTTGCTGTAA